A section of the Entelurus aequoreus isolate RoL-2023_Sb unplaced genomic scaffold, RoL_Eaeq_v1.1 HiC_scaffold_81, whole genome shotgun sequence genome encodes:
- the LOC133645439 gene encoding maturin-like: protein MEFKHLVEAAEKWCSGNPFDLIFAEEDDERRLDFYAEPGVSFYVLCPSGTDTFHVWSESEDCLPFLQLAQDYISSCGKKTLLEVLQKVFTSFRPLLGLPDMEDDTFEHYMEGEAGQMGVSQQ, encoded by the exons ATGGAGTTCAAGCATCTGGTGGAGGCGGCTGAGAAGTGGTGCTCCGGCAACCCCTTCGACCTCATCTTCGCCGAGGAGGACGACGAGAGGCGGCTGGACTTCTACGCCGAGCCTGGCGTGTCTTTCTACGTGCTGTGTCCTAGCGGTACCGACACTTTC CACGTGTGGAGCGAGAGCGAGGACTGCCTACCTTTCCTCCAGCTGGCTCAGGACTACATCTCGTCCTGCGGCAAGAAGACCCTGCTGGAGGTGCTGCAGAAGGTCTTCACGTCCTTCAGGCCT CTGCTGGGACTGCCTGACATGGAGGACGACACCTTTGAGCATTACATGGAGGGTGAAGCAGGCCAGATGGGGGTCAGCCAGCAGTGA